One window from the genome of Pseudanabaena yagii GIHE-NHR1 encodes:
- a CDS encoding alpha/beta fold hydrolase, whose translation MTFRQSTSPQVVSICTSQALRRFDLPLLRSLSKQYAIAQWEYCQDPDEPVDVNLAIASLHEYLQSCQGAVHLVGHGIAGLIGWLYTQQYPDYVRSLTLLSVGINLTTSWHSHYYEQRQLMSCSRETMLMRTAFYLFGYRDSEMLHWLADLLKQDLDSSLIPYSFSPAASHIMPTAILVPILVCGGMDDYVIGNGGTNSYQKWRSYLKDSDRLWLCEQGKHFFHYTQWQAVNKQIRCFWQSLNLVASCRQQNQNIISC comes from the coding sequence ATGACCTTTAGACAATCTACCTCTCCCCAAGTTGTCAGTATTTGTACCAGTCAAGCTTTGCGTCGGTTTGATCTACCACTACTCCGATCGCTATCGAAACAATATGCGATCGCACAATGGGAATATTGCCAAGATCCCGATGAGCCAGTTGATGTAAATCTAGCGATCGCGTCATTGCACGAGTACTTACAATCTTGCCAAGGGGCTGTGCATCTAGTGGGACATGGGATTGCGGGATTGATTGGTTGGTTATATACGCAACAATATCCTGACTATGTGCGATCGCTAACTTTGCTATCGGTGGGAATAAATTTAACGACCAGTTGGCATAGTCACTATTATGAGCAACGTCAGTTAATGAGTTGTAGCCGTGAAACTATGCTGATGCGGACAGCTTTTTATTTATTTGGGTATCGGGATTCAGAAATGCTGCATTGGTTAGCCGATTTACTCAAGCAGGATCTGGATAGCTCTTTAATTCCCTATTCTTTCTCACCAGCAGCATCTCATATCATGCCAACTGCGATCCTCGTGCCAATTTTGGTATGTGGAGGGATGGATGATTATGTGATCGGTAATGGTGGTACTAACTCCTACCAAAAGTGGCGCTCATATCTCAAAGATAGCGATCGCCTTTGGTTATGTGAACAGGGCAAACACTTTTTTCATTACACGCAATGGCAAGCAGTGAATAAGCAAATACGTTGCTTTTGGCAGTCTCTCAATCTGGTAGCAAGCTGTCGCCAGCAAAATCAAAACATTATCTCCTGCTAA
- the pheA gene encoding prephenate dehydratase: protein MTMIAYLGPAGTFTEMAALRYLQLKYPDLEHYPSRMCPYPTISQAIKAAENGEVEIAVVPIENSIQGGVTMTLDSLWQSELLQIQQAIVLPIAHALITRAEKLTDIKTVYSHPQGLAQCQQWLDQHLPTVQQIATDSTTEGLHTVAEDITAAAIASERAAEIYNLPILEFPINDQPDNFTRFLVLGRTATTTQGTHSSLAFSLKRNMPGALVKPLLVFADRQINLSRIESRPTKRSLGEYIFFIDIDAPIDDPNFYEALQELQSVTENLKILGSYEVC, encoded by the coding sequence ATGACAATGATCGCTTATCTTGGTCCCGCAGGTACATTTACAGAGATGGCAGCCCTGCGGTATTTGCAACTTAAATATCCTGACCTAGAGCATTATCCTTCCAGAATGTGCCCATATCCCACCATTTCCCAAGCGATTAAGGCTGCTGAGAATGGAGAAGTGGAAATTGCAGTTGTACCAATCGAGAACTCGATCCAAGGCGGCGTAACCATGACCCTCGATAGTCTTTGGCAATCGGAGCTATTACAAATCCAGCAGGCGATCGTCCTACCGATCGCCCATGCCTTGATTACCCGTGCGGAAAAGCTCACAGATATTAAAACCGTCTATTCCCATCCCCAAGGCTTAGCGCAGTGCCAACAATGGCTTGATCAACATTTACCTACAGTGCAGCAGATCGCCACAGACTCCACTACCGAAGGTTTACATACTGTTGCTGAAGATATCACTGCCGCCGCGATCGCTTCAGAACGCGCCGCCGAAATTTACAATTTACCGATTTTAGAATTTCCGATTAACGATCAACCTGATAATTTCACGCGCTTTCTGGTACTAGGGCGTACTGCTACTACGACCCAAGGTACACATTCTTCTTTAGCATTTAGCCTCAAACGAAATATGCCTGGAGCATTGGTCAAACCCTTATTAGTATTCGCCGATCGCCAAATTAACTTAAGCCGCATCGAGTCACGTCCCACTAAGCGATCGCTCGGTGAATATATATTCTTCATCGATATCGATGCACCGATCGACGATCCCAATTTCTATGAAGCCTTACAGGAACTCCAATCTGTCACCGAAAATCTCAAAATCTTAGGTAGCTATGAAGTTTGCTAA